A region of Arabidopsis thaliana chromosome 5, partial sequence DNA encodes the following proteins:
- a CDS encoding Disease resistance protein (TIR-NBS-LRR class) family (Disease resistance protein (TIR-NBS-LRR class) family; FUNCTIONS IN: transmembrane receptor activity, nucleoside-triphosphatase activity, nucleotide binding, ATP binding; INVOLVED IN: signal transduction, defense response, apoptosis, innate immune response; LOCATED IN: intrinsic to membrane; EXPRESSED IN: 18 plant structures; EXPRESSED DURING: 11 growth stages; CONTAINS InterPro DOMAIN/s: ATPase, AAA+ type, core (InterPro:IPR003593), NB-ARC (InterPro:IPR002182), Leucine-rich repeat (InterPro:IPR001611), Toll-Interleukin receptor (InterPro:IPR000157), Disease resistance protein (InterPro:IPR000767); BEST Arabidopsis thaliana protein match is: disease resistance protein (TIR-NBS-LRR class) family (TAIR:AT5G46470.1); Has 1807 Blast hits to 1807 proteins in 277 species: Archae - 0; Bacteria - 0; Metazoa - 736; Fungi - 347; Plants - 385; Viruses - 0; Other Eukaryotes - 339 (source: NCBI BLink).), whose amino-acid sequence MASSSSSSRNWSYDVFPSFSGEDVRKTFLSHFLRELERKSIITFKDNEMERSQSIAPELVEAIKDSRIAVIVFSKNYASSSWCLNELLEIMRCNKYLGQQVIPVFYYLDPSHLRKQSGEFGEAFKKTCQNQTEEVKNQWKQALTDVSNILGYHSKNCNSEATMIEEISSHILGKLSLTPSNDFEEFVGIKDHIEKVRLLLHLESDEVRMVGIWGTSGIGKTTIARALFSNLSSQFQSSVYIDRAFISKSMEGYGRANPDDYNMKLRLRENFLFEILGKKNMKIGAMEERLKHQKVLIIIDDLDDQDVLDALVGRTQWFGSGSRIIVVTKNKHFLRAHGIDHVYEACLPSEELALEMFCRYAFRKNSPPDGFMELSSEVALRAGNLPLGLKVLGSYLRGRDIEDWMDMMPRLQNDLDGKIEKTLRVSYDGLNNKKDEAIFRHIACLFNGEKVNDIKLLLAESDLDVNIGLKNLVDKSLIFVREDTIEMHRLLQDMGKEIVRAQSNEPGEREFLVDSKHIYDVLEDNTGTKKVLGIALDINETDGLYIHESAFKGMRNLLFLNFYTKQKKDVTWHLSEGFDHLPPKLRLLSWEKYPLRCMPSNFRPENLVKLQMCESKLEKLWDGVHSLTGLRNMDLRGSENLKEIPDLSLATNLKKLDVSNCTSLVELSSTIQNLNQLEELQMERCENLENLPIGINLESLYCLNLNGCSKLRSFPDISTTISELYLSETAIEEFPTELHLENLYYLGLYDMKSEKLWKRVQPLTPLMTMLSPSLTKLFLSDIPSLVELPSSFQNLHNLEHLNIARCTNLETLPTGVNLELLEQLDFSGCSRLRSFPDISTNIFSLVLDGTGIEEVPWWIEDFYRLSFLSMIGCNNLQGVSLNISKLEKLETVDFSDCEALSHANWDTIPSAVAMATENIHSKLPVCIKFSNCFNLDHKAVLLQQSIFKQLILSGGEMFSYFTHRTTGTSLTNIPLLHISPCQPFFRFRACALVDTESMDIGSVFFQVQVSCRFTDRLGNYLDSPYQHEVFAVLEKGSHMVISDCCFPFNEDNAPLAELIYDHVDIQFHFTQENDELKLIGCGLRLSEADNDLGNEIDGSEEWEDCNDSGLGSESDNLEAEEDT is encoded by the exons ATGGCTTCTTCGTCCTCCTCTTCTCGCAATTGGTCATATGATGTTTTCCCAAGCTTCAGTGGAGAAGATGTCCGCAAAACATTCCTCAGCCACTTTCTCAGGGAGCTGGAACGGAAATCGATCATTACTTTCAAAGACAATGAGATGGAGAGAAGCCAGTCAATAGCCCCAGAGCTTGTAGAGGCGATTAAAGATTCAAGGATTGCAGTGATTGTGTTCTCTAAAAACTACGCCTCTTCAAGCTGGTGTCTAAATGAGCTGTTAGAGATTATGCGATGCAACAAATATTTGGGCCAGCAAGTGATACCAGTCTTCTACTATTTGGATCCTTCTCATCTTCGGAAACAGTCGGGAGAGTTTGGAGAGGCATTTAAAAAGACTTGCCAGAACCAAACTGAGGAAGTGAAAAATCAGTGGAAGCAAGCGTTGACTGATGTTTCAAACATCCTCGGATATCATTCTAAGAACTG CAATAGCGAAGCTACAATGATTGAAGAAATCTCCAGTCATATTTTAGGTAAACTGAGTTTAACTCCATCAAATGATTTTGAGGAATTTGTTGGCATCAAAGATCATATCGAGAAGGTGAGGTTGTTGTTGCATTTGGAATCTGACGAAGTGAGGATGGTTGGGATATGGGGTACCTCGGGAATCGGTAAGACTACCATTGCAAGAGCTTTATTTAGTAATCTCTCTAGTCAGTTTCAAAGTAGTGTTTACATAGACAGGGCTTTCATATCTAAGAGTATGGAAGGTTACGGTCGAGCCAATCCAGATGACTATAACATGAAGTTGCGTTTGCGAGAAAATTTCCTGTTTGAAATTTTGGGCAAAAAGAACATGAAGATCGGTGCAATGGAAGAAAGGCTGAAGCATCAAAAAGTTCTTATCATTATTGATGATTTGGATGATCAAGATGTGCTAGATGCCTTAGTGGGTAGAACTCAATGGTTTGGAAGTGGGAGTAGAATAATTGTGgttacaaaaaacaaacatttctTAAGGGCCCATGGGATTGATCATGTTTACGAGGCCTGTCTCCCATCTGAAGAACTTGCTCTTGAGATGTTTTGTCGATATGCTTTCAGGAAGAATTCTCCACCTGATGGTTTTATGGAGCTTTCTTCTGAAGTTGCATTGCGCGCTGGTAATCTTCCTTTGGGTCTTAAAGTTTTGGGTTCGTATCTACGGGGTAGGGACATAGAGGACTGGATGGATATGATGCCGAGGCTTCAAAATGATTTAGATGGGAAAATTGAGAAGACACTAAGAGTCAGCTACGATGgattaaacaacaaaaaggatGAAGCAATATTTCGTCACATTGCATGTCTTTTCAATGGTGAGAAAGTAAATGACATCAAGTTGCTTCTAGCAGAGAGTGACTTGGATGTTAATATTGGGTTAAAAAACCTTGTTGATAAGTCTCTCATATTTGTAAGAGAGGATACTATTGAGATGCACCGTTTGCTACAAGATATGGGTAAGGAGATTGTCCGTGCACAGTCAAATGAGCCTGGAGAACGGGAATTCCTTGTGGATTCGAAGCATATCTACGATGTACTTGAAGATAACACT GGTACTAAAAAAGTCTTAGGTATCGCACTGGATATTAACGAGACTGATGGACTGTATATACATGAGAGTGCCTTCAAAGGGATGCGTAATCTCctgtttctaaatttttacactaaacagaagaaagatgtAACATGGCACTTATCAGAAGGTTTCGATCATTTACCCCCTAAGCTCAGATTACTGAGTTGGGAAAAATACCCGTTGAGATGTATGCCTTCTAACTTTCGTCCAGAAAACCTTGTTAAGCTTCAAATGTGTGAGAGCAAACTCGAAAAGTTGTGGGATGGAGTTCAT TCACTTACAGGGCTCAGGAATATGGATTTGCGGGGATCAGAAAACCTGAAAGAAATTCCAGATCTTTCTTTGGCCACTAACCTCAAGAAACTTGATGTTAGCAATTGCACAAGTTTAGTGGAGCTTTCTTCCACAATTCAGAATCTTAATCAATTAGAGGAATTGCAGATGGAACGTTGCGAAAATTTGGAGAATCTTCCCATTGGAATCAACCTCGAATCTCTTTATTGCCTCAATCTCAATGGATGCTCAAAGTTGAGGAGTTTTCCAGATATCTCAACAACTATCTCAGAGCTCTATCTAAGCGAAACAGCCATAGAAGAATTTCCCACTGAGTTGCATTTAGAGAATCTATATTATCTTGGCTTGTATGACATGAAGAGTGAGAAATTGTGGAAAAGAGTGCAG CCGCTTACACCGCTCATGACCATGCTGTCTCCCTCTTTGACGAAGCTATTTCTCTCAGATATCCCAAGTTTGGTGGAGCTTCCTTCTTCATTTCAGAATCTCCATAATCTTGAGCATTTGAACATTGCACGATGCACAAATCTGGAGACTCTTCCCACTGGAGTCAACCTAGAATTACTTGAACAACTTGATTTTTCTGGATGCTCACGGTTGAGGAGTTTTCCTGATATCTCAACCAACATCTTTTCACTAGTTCTAGACGGAACAGGGATTGAAGAGGTTCCTTGGTGGATTGAGGATTTCTATAGGCTCTCTTTCCTGAGTATGATTGGATGCAACAATTTACAAGGTGTGTCCCTAAACATTTCTAAACTGGAAAAACTCGAGACGGTAGACTTTTCAGACTGTGAGGCACTGTCTCATGCTAATTGGGATACCATTCCAAGTGCAGTGGCGATGGCAACAGAAAATATTCACTCTAAGTTACCAGTCTGTATCAAATTCAGCAACTGCTTCAACTTGGATCATAAAGCTGTCCTTCTGCAACAATCAATTTTCAAGCAACTAATCTTGTCAGGTGGAGAAATGTTTTCATATTTCACTCACCGAACTACTGGAACGTCTCTGACCAATATCCCTCTTCTTCACATCTCTCCTTGTCAACCATTCTTCAGATTTAGAGCTTGCGCCTTGGTTGATACTGAATCTATGGACATAGGTAGTGTATTTTTCCAGGTCCAGGTATCTTGTCGGTTCACAGACAGACTCGGGAACTATTTGGATTCCCCTTATCAACACGAGGTCTTCGCAGTACTTGAGAAGGGTAGTCATATGGTTATATCTGACTGCTGTTTCCCTTTTAACGAAGACAATGCTCCTCTAGCTGAACTTATCTATGATCACGTGGATATACAGTTTCACTTTACTCAAGAAAACGATGAGCTCAAACTAATAGGATGTGGTCTAAGACTCTCTGAAGCCGATAATGATCTAGGCAATGAGATTGATGGCAGTGAAGAGTGGGAAGACTGCAACGATAGCGGTCTTGGCAGTGAATCTGATAATTTAGAGGCAGAAGAAGACACGTGA
- a CDS encoding Pentatricopeptide repeat (PPR) superfamily protein (Pentatricopeptide repeat (PPR) superfamily protein; INVOLVED IN: biological_process unknown; LOCATED IN: mitochondrion; EXPRESSED IN: 20 plant structures; EXPRESSED DURING: 11 growth stages; CONTAINS InterPro DOMAIN/s: Pentatricopeptide repeat (InterPro:IPR002885); BEST Arabidopsis thaliana protein match is: Tetratricopeptide repeat (TPR)-like superfamily protein (TAIR:AT4G02750.1); Has 1807 Blast hits to 1807 proteins in 277 species: Archae - 0; Bacteria - 0; Metazoa - 736; Fungi - 347; Plants - 385; Viruses - 0; Other Eukaryotes - 339 (source: NCBI BLink).): MWSRAIFQRFRFRAFSISHVIHGKCYRSFSVTVEFQNREVLICNHLLSRRIDEAREVFNQVPSPHVSLYTKMITGYTRSNRLVDALNLFDEMPVRDVVSWNSMISGCVECGDMNTAVKLFDEMPERSVVSWTAMVNGCFRSGKVDQAERLFYQMPVKDTAAWNSMVHGYLQFGKVDDALKLFKQMPGKNVISWTTMICGLDQNERSGEALDLFKNMLRCCIKSTSRPFTCVITACANAPAFHMGIQVHGLIIKLGFLYEEYVSASLITFYANCKRIGDSRKVFDEKVHEQVAVWTALLSGYSLNKKHEDALSIFSGMLRNSILPNQSTFASGLNSCSALGTLDWGKEMHGVAVKLGLETDAFVGNSLVVMYSDSGNVNDAVSVFIKIFKKSIVSWNSIIVGCAQHGRGKWAFVIFGQMIRLNKEPDEITFTGLLSACSHCGFLEKGRKLFYYMSSGINHIDRKIQHYTCMVDILGRCGKLKEAEELIERMVVKPNEMVWLALLSACRMHSDVDRGEKAAAAIFNLDSKSSAAYVLLSNIYASAGRWSNVSKLRVKMKKNGIMKKPGSSWVVIRGKKHEFFSGDQPHCSRIYEKLEFLREKLKELGYAPDYRSALHDVEDEQKEEMLWYHSERLAIAFGLINTVEGSAVTVMKNLRVCEDCHTVIKLISGVVGREIVLRDPIRFHHFKNGTCSCGDYW; encoded by the coding sequence ATGTGGAGTCGTGCCATTTTTCAACGATTCAGGTTTCGAGCTTTCTCTATATCTCACGTTATCCATGGGAAATGTTACAGAAGTTTCTCAGTTACTGTGGAGTTTCAGAATCGCGAGGTTTTGATATGTAATCACTTGTTGAGTCGACGAATCGATGAGGCTCGAGAGGTTTTCAATCAGGTTCCATCTCCTCATGTGAGTCTTTACACAAAGATGATTACGGGATACACGAGGAGTAATAGATTGGTTGATGCGTTGAATctgttcgacgaaatgcctGTGAGAGATGTTGTATCATGGAATTCGATGATCAGTGGTTGTGTGGAGTGTGGTGATATGAATACTGCAGTGAAgctgttcgatgaaatgcctgaGAGAAGCGTGGTTTCATGGACAGCGATGGTAAATGGGTGTTTTAGGTCTGGTAAGGTTGATCAAGCGGAGAGATTGTTTTATCAAATGCCTGTGAAAGATACTGCAGCGTGGAATTCGATGGTTCATGGGTATTTACAGTTTGGTAAAGTAGACGATGCCTTGAAGTTGTTTAAGCAAATGCCTGGGAAGAATGTGATTTCGTGGACGACAATGATCTGTGGGTTAGACCAGAATGAGAGGAGTGGAGAGGCTCTCGATTTGTTCAAGAACATGTTGCGTTGTTGCATAAAATCGACTTCAAGACCATTCACTTGCGTAATCACCGCTTGCGCGAATGCTCCAGCGTTTCATATGGGGATACAAGTTCATGGCTTGATCATCAAGTTGGGGTTTTTATATGAAGAATATGTATCTGCTTCGCTCATAACTTTTTATGCAAACTGCAAAAGAATAGGGGATTCTCGGAAGGTGTTTGACGAGAAGGTTCATGAACAAGTTGCTGTGTGGACTGCTCTATTGTCAGGTTATAGTCTGAACAAAAAGCACGAAGATGCGTTGAGTATATTCTCCGGGATGTTAAGAAACAGTATCTTACCAAATCAATCAACATTTGCTAGCGGATTAAACTCTTGCTCTGCTTTGGGAACATTGGATTGGGGTAAGGAGATGCATGGAGTTGCTGTGAAGCTTGGTTTAGAAACTGATGCCTTTGTGGGTAATTCTCTTGTTGTGATGTACAGCGATTCTGGAAACGTTAATGATGCCGTTTCAGTGTTCATAAAAATCTTCAAGAAGAGCATTGTGTCATGGAATTCCATTATTGTTGGCTGCGCGCAGCATGGGCGTGGAAAGTGGGCGTTTGTCATATTTGGTCAAATGATACGCCTAAACAAAGAGCCAGATGAGATCACTTTCACTGGCTTACTCTCTGCTTGTAGCCATTGCGGGTTCCtagagaaaggaagaaagcTGTTCTATTACATGTCAAGTGGAATAAATCATATCGATAGAAAGATTCAACACTACACTTGTATGGTTGATATCTTGGGAAGATGCGGAAAATtgaaagaagcagaagaactTATCGAGAGAATGGTTGTGAAACCTAATGAAATGGTTTGGTTGGCTTTACTTAGTGCTTGTAGGATGCATTCTGATGTAGACAGAGGCGAGAAAGCTGCTGCAGCCATTTTTAATCTGGACTCAAAATCAAGCGCTGCTTATGTCTTATTGTCAAATATATATGCTTCTGCTGGTAGATGGTCGAATGTATCAAAATTGAGAGttaagatgaagaagaatgggATTATGAAGAAACCCGGGAGCAGTTGGGTTGTTATTAGAGGGAAAAAGCACGAATTTTTCTCCGGTGATCAACCACATTGCTCGAGGATATATGAGAAGTTGGAGTTTCTGAGAGAGAAGTTGAAGGAACTGGGCTATGCTCCTGATTATAGATCCGCTTTACATGACGTTGAAGATGaacagaaagaagagatgTTGTGGTACCACAGTGAGAGGCTTGCTATTGCTTTTGGGTTGATTAATACAGTTGAAGGAAGTGCAGTCACAGTGATGAAGAATCTACGGGTTTGTGAAGATTGTCACACAGTGATTAAGTTAATCTCCGGAGTTGTGGGACGTGAGATTGTTTTAAGGGATCCGATTCGGTTTCATCATTTCAAGAATGGGACGTGTTCTTGTGGGGATTATTGGTAG
- the RPS6 gene encoding disease resistance protein (TIR-NBS-LRR class) family (RESISTANT TO P. SYRINGAE 6 (RPS6); FUNCTIONS IN: transmembrane receptor activity, nucleoside-triphosphatase activity, nucleotide binding, ATP binding; INVOLVED IN: defense response to bacterium, defense response; LOCATED IN: intrinsic to membrane; EXPRESSED IN: 22 plant structures; EXPRESSED DURING: 13 growth stages; CONTAINS InterPro DOMAIN/s: ATPase, AAA+ type, core (InterPro:IPR003593), NB-ARC (InterPro:IPR002182), Leucine-rich repeat (InterPro:IPR001611), Disease resistance protein (InterPro:IPR000767), Toll-Interleukin receptor (InterPro:IPR000157); BEST Arabidopsis thaliana protein match is: Disease resistance protein (TIR-NBS-LRR class) family (TAIR:AT5G46450.1); Has 35333 Blast hits to 34131 proteins in 2444 species: Archae - 798; Bacteria - 22429; Metazoa - 974; Fungi - 991; Plants - 531; Viruses - 0; Other Eukaryotes - 9610 (source: NCBI BLink).): MASSSSSSSRNWSYHVFPSFSGEDVRNTFLSHFLKELDRKLIISFKDNEIERSQSLDPELKHGIRNSRIAVVVFSKTYASSSWCLNELLEIVKCKKEFGQLVIPIFYNLDPSHVRKQTGDFGKIFEKTCRNKTVDEKIRWKEALTDVANILGYHIVTWDNEASMIEEIANDILGKMNISPSNDFEDLVGIEDHITKMSSLLHLESEEVRMVGIWGPSGIGKTTIARALFSRLSCQFQSSVFIDKVFISKSMEVYSGANLVDYNMKLHLQRAFLAEIFDKKDIKIHVGAMEKMVKHRKALIVIDDLDDQDVLDALADQTQWFGSGSRIIVVTENKHFLRANRIDHIYKVCLPSNALALEMFCRSAFKKNSPPDDFLELSSEVALRAGNLPLGLNVLGSNLRGINKGYWIDMLPRLQGLDGKIGKTLRVSYDGLNNRKDEAIFRHIACIFNGEKVSDIKLLLANSNLDVNIGLKNLVDRSLICERFNTLEMHSLLQELGKEIVRTQSNQPGEREFLVDLKDICDVLEHNTGTKKVLGITLDIDETDELHIHESSFKGMHNLLFLKIYTKKLDQKKKVRWHLPERFDYLPSRLRLLRFDRYPSKCLPSNFHPENLVKLQMQQSKLEKLWDGVHSLAGLRNMDLRGSRNLKEIPDLSMATNLETLKLSSCSSLVELPSSIQYLNKLNDLDMSYCDHLETIPSGVNLKSLDRLNLSGCSRLKSFLDIPTNISWLDIGQTADIPSNLRLQNLDELILCERVQLRTPLMTMLSPTLTRLTFSNNPSFVEVPSSIQNLYQLEHLEIMNCRNLVTLPTGINLDSLISLDLSHCSQLKTFPDISTNISDLNLSYTAIEEVPLSIEKLSLLCYLDMNGCSNLLCVSPNISKLKHLERADFSDCVELTEASWNGSSSEMVKLLPADNFSTVKLNFINCFKLDLTALIQNQTFFMQLILTGEEVPSYFTHRTSGDSISLPHISVCQSFFSFRGCTVIDVDSFSTISVSFDIEVCCRFIDRFGNHFDSTDFPGYFITTKLGGHLVVFDCYFPFNEEFTTFLDGQFNYDHVDIQFRLTNDNSQLKLKGCGILLSEDVPSLDNRPCSPNILPGVCEDSALERRSFRTKMRMMRMRLLKKLLNR, encoded by the exons atggcttcttcttcctcctcctcttctcgCAATTGGTCATATCACGTTTTCCCGAGTTTCAGCGGAGAAGATGTCCGCAACACATTCCTTAGCCACTTTCTAAAAGAACTGGATAGGAAACTGATCATTTCTTTCAAAGACAATGAGATCGAGAGAAGCCAGTCACTTGATCCCGAACTTAAACATGGGATTAGAAATTCCAGAATTGCGGTGGTTGTGTTCTCCAAAACCTATGCCTCTTCAAGCTGGTGCCTTAACGAGCTACTGGAGATTGTGAAATGCAAGAAAGAGTTTGGCCAACTTGTGATACCCATTTTCTACAATTTGGATCCATCCCATGTGAGGAAACAGACCGGAGACTTTGGGAAGATCTTTGAAAAGACATGCCGAAATAAAACAGTGGATGAGAAAATCCGATGGAAGGAAGCTTTGACCGATGTAGCTAATATCCTTGGATATCATATTGTTACCTG GGATAACGAAGCAAGCATGATCGAAGAAATCGCCAATGATATTTTGGGTAAAATGAATATATCTCCATCAAATGATTTTGAGGACTTGGTCGGTATTGAAGATCATATCACAAAGATGAGTTCATTGCTGCACTTGGAATCTGAGGAAGTGAGGATGGTCGGGATATGGGGTCCCTCGGGAATTGGCAAAACGACCATTGCAAGAGCTCTATTTAGTCGACTCTCTTGTCAGTTTCAAAGTAGTGTTTTCATTGACAAGGTTTTCATATCTAAGAGTATGGAAGTTTACAGTGGAGCTAATCTTGTTGACTATAACATGAAGTTGCACTTGCAAAGAGCCTTTCTAGCTgaaatttttgacaaaaaggACATAAAGATACATGTAGGTGCAATGGAAAAGATGGTAAAGCACCGGAAAGCTCTCATCGTTATTGATGATTTAGATGATCAAGATGTGCTAGATGCTTTAGCGGATCAAACTCAATGGTTTGGAAGTGGGAGTAGAATCATTGTGGTTACAGAAAATAAGCATTTTTTAAGGGCCAATCGGATTGATCACATTTACAAGGTCTGTCTCCCATCTAATGCGCTGGCTCTTGAGATGTTTTGTCGTTCTGCTTTTAAGAAGAATTCTCCTCCTGATGACTTTTTGGAGCTTTCTTCTGAAGTTGCATTGCGTGCTGGTAATCTTCCTTTGGGCCTGAACGTATTGGGTTCAAATTTACGGGGCATAAACAAAGGTTACTGGATAGATATGCTACCGAGGCTTCAAGGTTTGGATGGAAAAATAGGGAAAACACTAAGAGTCAGCTATGATGGGTTGAATAACAGAAAAGATGAAGCAATATTTCGTCACATTGCATGTATTTTCAATGGTGAGAAAGTCAGTGACATCAAACTATTACTAGCAAATAGTAACTTGGATGTTAATATCGGGCTAAAAAACCTTGTTGATAGATCCCTTATCTGTGAAAGATTCAATACTCTGGAGATGCACTCTTTGCTACAAGAATTGGGTAAGGAGATTGTCCGTACTCAGTCCAATCAGCCTGGAGAACGGGAGTTCCTTGTGGATTTGAAGGATATTTGCGATGTACTTGAACATAACACT gGTACTAAGAAGGTTTTAGGTATAACATTGGATATAGATGAGACTGACGAACTGCATATACATGAGAGCTCCTTCAAAGGAATGCACAATCTcctttttctaaaaatttataCTAAGAAATTggaccagaaaaaaaaagttagatgGCACTTACCGGAACGCTTCGACTATTTGCCCTCTAGACTTAGATTATTGAGGTTTGACAGATACCCATCGAAATGTCTTCCTTCTAACTTTCATCCTGAAAACCTGGTTAAGCTTCAAATGCAGCAGAGCAAACTTGAGAAGCTGTGGGACGGAGTTCAT TCACTTGCAGGGCTCAGGAATATGGATTTACGGGGATCTAGAAACCTGAAAGAAATCCCAGATCTTTCAATGGCCACTAATCTAGAAACACTTAAACTCAGCAGTTGCTCGAGTTTGGTGGAACTTCCTTCGTCTATTCAGTACCTGAATAAGCTGAATGATTTGGACATGTCATACTGCGATCATTTGGAGACTATTCCCTCTGGAGTTAACCTCAAATCTCTCGATCGTCTCAATCTCAGTGGATGCTCACGGTTGAAAAGTTTTCTTGACATACCAACCAACATCTCATGGCTTGATATAGGCCAAACAGCGGACATTCCCTCTAATTTGCGTCTACAGAATCTCGATGAGCTTATATTGTGCGAAAGAGTGCAG ctGCGTACACCTCTCATGACCATGCTTTCTCCCACTTTGACGAGGTTGACTTTTTCGAACAACCCAAGTTTTGTGGAAGTCCCTTCTTCAATTCAGAATCTCTATCAACTTGAGCATTTGGAAATTATGAACTGCAGAAATCTGGTGACTCTTCCCACTGGAATAAACCTCGACTCTCTCATTTCACTTGATCTCTCTCATTGTTCTCAGTTGAAGACTTTTCCTGATATCTCAACCAACATCTCAGATCTCAATCTAAGCTACACAGCGATTGAAGAGGTTCCTTTGTCGATCGAGAAATTATCTCTCCTCTGTTACCTAGATATGAATGGATGCAGCAATTTACTATGTGTATCCCCAAACATTTCTAAACTGAAACATCTCGAGAGAGCTGACTTTTCAGACTGTGTGGAATTGACTGAAGCTAGCTGGAATGGTAGTTCAAGTGAGATGGTCAAACTTCTTCCAGCTGATAATTTCTCAACGGTCAAGCTCAACTTCATCAACTGCTTCAAGTTAGATCTAACAGCTCttattcaaaaccaaacatttttCATGCAACTGATACTAACAGGTGAAGAAGTGCCTTCATATTTCACTCACCGTACCAGTGGGGACTCTATCTCCCTACCTCACATCTCTGTATGCCAATCATTCTTCAGTTTTAGGGGTTGCACCGTGATTGATGTCGATTCTTTTTCCACAATCTCTGTTTCATTTGACATTGAAGTATGTTGTCGGTTCATAGACAGATTCGGGAACCACTTTGATTCTACTGATTTTCCAGGATACTTCATAACAACAAAGTTGGGTGGTCATCTGGTTGTCTTTGACTGTTATTTTCCCTTTAACGAAGAATTTACTACTTTTCTGGATGGTCAATTCAACTACGATCACGTGGATATACAGTTTCGTCTCACGAATGACAACTCTCAGCTCAAACTAAAAGGATGCGGTATTCTACTTTCCGAAGATGTCCCATCCCTGGATAACCGACCTTGTAGTCCAAATATTCTTCCAGGGGTTTGTGAAGATAGCGCTTTAGAGAGAAGGAGTTTCCGGACTAAAATGCGGATG ATGAGGATGAGACTACTGAAGAAACTACTGAATCGCTAG